The Luteolibacter arcticus genome includes a window with the following:
- a CDS encoding TonB-dependent receptor: MGSAARFRFSGVILSSCPLRQSFAALAFLTAAASAQDALEPLVVTGKAENLLGEADSASKGQSDREELLDRPYLRRGELLEVVPGMVVTQHAGGGKANQYFVRGYNLDHGTDFGIFVDGMPANYRAHGHGQGYADMNFLIPEFVQQLDYEKGPFDPRMGDLTTAGSAEFSLVNALDRGFASVTIGEDEYFRGVFGDSVKAGNGVLTFGAEATYYNGPWILEEDAHRFNGLVRWSTGNEDDYFDVTLLGYQAEWTSSDQIPERAILSGQIDRYGFLDPTNGGESQRYSLSMNWGRLCDDVRWRANAYAGYYDLDLYSNFTYFLDDPVNGDQFRQSDQRVFFGGEISATLENRSLFGAETDYTIGFQSRNDVIWDLELARTKARADVNPIRNDDVFTGNYSVFAAAHTKWNDWFRTEAGLRADAFYFDVDSDTPVNSGNEWDGIAVPKLNLIFGPWNDTEYYLNLGGGFHSNDARGLFTRIDPNDGVTPVAPVDPLVRTWGSELGVRHQWSDCLTLTASIWYIYSESELLYVGDAGNVEAGPSTDRYGIELAGYWRPNEWFSLDGEIALSEGRFTDTSAGAFVENQVPLILSSGITLGERTGPYGTLRARYFSERPLVADKTVESEDSLQFNARVGYRLENWDFAIDCLNLFDRADNDIEYYYTSRLPGEPAAGIDDVHLHPAEPRTLRASVTYYW, from the coding sequence GTGGGATCCGCCGCCCGTTTTCGTTTCAGCGGCGTGATCCTTTCCTCTTGCCCGCTCCGACAGTCCTTCGCGGCCCTCGCTTTCCTCACCGCCGCGGCTTCCGCCCAGGACGCCCTCGAACCGCTGGTCGTCACCGGCAAGGCGGAGAACCTGCTCGGCGAAGCCGATTCCGCCTCGAAGGGCCAATCGGACCGCGAGGAGCTGCTGGACCGTCCCTACTTGCGGCGTGGCGAGCTTTTGGAAGTCGTCCCCGGCATGGTGGTCACCCAGCACGCCGGCGGCGGCAAGGCGAATCAGTACTTCGTCCGCGGCTACAATCTCGACCACGGCACCGACTTCGGAATCTTCGTCGATGGCATGCCGGCGAACTACCGGGCCCATGGCCACGGCCAAGGCTACGCGGACATGAACTTCCTGATCCCCGAGTTCGTCCAACAACTGGACTATGAGAAAGGTCCTTTCGATCCCCGCATGGGCGACCTCACCACGGCGGGCTCCGCCGAGTTCTCGCTGGTGAACGCGCTCGACCGCGGCTTCGCCAGTGTGACGATCGGGGAAGACGAATACTTCCGCGGCGTCTTCGGCGACTCGGTGAAGGCCGGCAATGGCGTCCTCACTTTCGGGGCGGAAGCCACCTACTACAACGGCCCTTGGATCCTGGAGGAAGACGCCCACCGCTTCAATGGCCTGGTCCGCTGGAGCACCGGCAACGAGGACGACTATTTCGATGTCACTCTGCTGGGCTATCAGGCGGAGTGGACCTCCAGCGACCAGATCCCGGAGCGCGCGATCCTTTCCGGACAGATCGATCGCTATGGCTTCCTCGATCCCACCAATGGCGGCGAGTCGCAACGCTACTCGCTTTCCATGAACTGGGGCCGCCTGTGCGATGACGTTCGCTGGCGCGCGAATGCCTACGCAGGCTACTACGACCTCGATCTCTACTCGAACTTCACCTACTTCCTCGACGATCCGGTCAATGGCGACCAATTCCGCCAGTCCGACCAGCGGGTCTTCTTCGGCGGTGAAATCTCCGCCACGCTGGAGAATCGCAGCCTCTTCGGTGCGGAGACCGACTACACCATCGGCTTTCAGTCCCGCAATGACGTGATCTGGGATCTGGAGCTCGCCCGCACCAAGGCTCGCGCCGATGTGAACCCAATCCGCAACGACGATGTCTTCACCGGTAACTACTCCGTCTTCGCCGCTGCTCACACGAAGTGGAACGATTGGTTCCGCACCGAAGCCGGGCTGCGCGCCGATGCCTTCTACTTCGACGTGGACAGCGACACTCCCGTCAACAGCGGGAACGAATGGGACGGCATCGCCGTGCCCAAGCTGAACCTCATCTTCGGACCTTGGAACGACACCGAGTATTACCTGAATCTCGGCGGTGGCTTCCACTCGAATGACGCGCGCGGACTCTTCACCCGCATCGATCCGAATGACGGCGTCACCCCCGTGGCTCCCGTCGATCCGCTGGTCCGCACCTGGGGCAGCGAACTCGGCGTGCGTCACCAGTGGAGCGATTGCCTCACCCTCACCGCGTCGATTTGGTATATCTATAGCGAGTCGGAGTTACTTTACGTCGGCGACGCCGGGAACGTCGAAGCCGGACCCTCGACCGATCGGTACGGCATCGAACTCGCGGGCTACTGGCGGCCGAACGAGTGGTTCTCACTGGATGGAGAAATCGCGCTTTCCGAAGGCCGCTTCACCGACACCTCGGCGGGCGCCTTCGTGGAAAACCAAGTGCCCCTGATCCTTTCCAGCGGCATCACCCTCGGCGAAAGGACCGGACCCTACGGCACCCTGCGCGCCCGCTACTTCTCCGAGCGTCCCTTGGTCGCGGACAAGACGGTCGAATCGGAGGACTCGCTCCAGTTTAACGCCCGCGTCGGCTACCGCCTGGAAAACTGGGACTTCGCCATCGACTGCCTCAATCTTTTCGACCGCGCCGACAACGACATCGAGTACTACTACACCTCCCGTCTTCCCGGCGAACCTGCCGCGGGCATCGATGACGTGCATCTCCACCCCGCCGAGCCTCGGACCCTGCGCGCGTCGGTGACCTACTATTGGTAG
- a CDS encoding periplasmic heavy metal sensor — MTTTRSRIVWILATVALAAGTSYFVTRTASTPPALPAQELHEWMHEQLALSHEQHDALEPIEHAFATERERLKSEIAIAGRELAASVRQGKSGSPEIETALSRLNAAQAALQRATLDHFFAMKDHLDPAQAEKLLQWTHDSLLPR; from the coding sequence ATGACCACCACGCGCAGCCGTATTGTATGGATCCTTGCCACCGTGGCGTTGGCGGCAGGCACGTCGTACTTCGTCACCCGCACCGCTTCGACCCCCCCGGCCTTGCCAGCTCAGGAATTGCACGAGTGGATGCACGAGCAGCTTGCACTCAGCCACGAGCAGCATGACGCCTTGGAACCGATCGAGCACGCCTTCGCTACCGAGCGGGAGCGCTTGAAAAGCGAGATCGCCATCGCCGGGCGTGAACTCGCAGCGTCGGTCCGCCAAGGAAAGTCCGGCTCGCCGGAAATCGAGACCGCGCTTTCCCGCCTGAATGCCGCCCAAGCCGCGCTCCAACGTGCGACGCTCGATCACTTTTTCGCGATGAAGGATCACCTCGATCCCGCGCAGGCGGAGAAGCTTCTCCAGTGGACTCATGACAGCCTCCTCCCTCGCTAG
- a CDS encoding RNA polymerase sigma factor has protein sequence MTASSLASILAALPVSPVPEAAAEQAWIEAARGGCPQAFRALVERHQQRVYHFCFHHLRDAGDAREACQDTFIRAHGALPRFRPRAQLSTWLFQIALNLCRDRLRARPTARGRVIVPLDDHEPPCHRATPDEASMRDNDLAKLDRGLDALPEKFRTVLILSCLDGLSHGECAAILKCSERAIEGRLYRARQRLAEWWEKEGG, from the coding sequence ATGACAGCCTCCTCCCTCGCTAGCATCCTCGCCGCCTTGCCCGTGTCCCCGGTGCCGGAAGCGGCTGCGGAGCAGGCATGGATCGAGGCGGCGCGAGGCGGTTGTCCGCAGGCCTTCCGCGCCCTGGTGGAGCGCCACCAGCAGCGTGTCTATCACTTCTGCTTTCACCATCTGCGCGATGCTGGTGACGCTCGCGAGGCCTGTCAGGATACCTTCATCCGTGCCCATGGGGCGCTGCCGCGGTTTCGGCCGCGGGCACAGCTCAGCACCTGGCTGTTCCAGATCGCACTCAATCTCTGCCGCGACCGACTGCGAGCCCGGCCCACCGCACGCGGCCGGGTCATCGTCCCGCTGGATGACCACGAGCCGCCTTGCCACCGGGCCACCCCGGACGAGGCGTCGATGCGTGACAACGACCTAGCCAAGCTCGACCGCGGTCTCGATGCCCTGCCGGAAAAGTTCCGCACCGTGCTCATCCTCTCCTGCCTCGACGGCCTCAGCCACGGCGAATGCGCGGCGATCCTGAAATGCTCCGAGCGCGCAATCGAGGGCCGCCTCTACCGCGCCCGCCAGCGGCTCGCAGAGTGGTGGGAAAAAGAGGGCGGGTGA